A stretch of DNA from Chionomys nivalis chromosome 22, mChiNiv1.1, whole genome shotgun sequence:
GCCCCCCCTTCAGCGAAGAAAGTGGCTGAAGCAAATCTCAAACTGACAAGCTTCTCTGacgctgcctcagtttcccctatgTAACCATGGCTGGTTAGCGACAGTTCCCCGGTACTGCTGTGTCCAGGGATCCATTCACTAGCGCTCGCTCGTCATAGCCTCCGAGGCGGCTGTGGGGACAACTCCAGAGCCACCCAGGGGCGGGGTGGGACGGTTCTTCAGTCCCTCACACACACCTCCATCCCGGTCCCATTCCAGATCCTAGCAAAGCAAAGGTAGCCTCGGCAGCACGCCCCCGCCCCGGTCACCTGCTTCCCCGAAGCTGTCATTCTCGCCTTCCGCGCCCGCATCCACCGGCATGCTTAGGTCCCCGTTGGGGCCCGACATTGCGGGCTCGGGCACCGCAGAGGCAACGCGAAAATGGAACTTGGCGACCGTCGCGCGGAAAGCCGACGCTGGGCGGAAGGTGCAAGCAGCTGATGGAACGCCGGGCCGGAAGGGTGGAATGCAGCGGCGCACCCCGGCCCGCCCTGAGCCCCGCCCAGAGCCCTGCCCCGAGGCCTCGCAAGCCACGCCCTCAAGCGGGGCTTCGCCCCCGCCCGCTCTCAGGCTCCTCCTCTCACTTCCtcgctgcctctgtctcttggccGCTGGACCTCGGGAGCAAGCGCACTCACTGAAAGCAAGGCAGTAGAAACTCTGGCCCGCTAGAGCTTGAGACTTCTACTAGGCTCCATTCTGCTGCCTTcgtcccttttttttctttttcttttttttcgagacagggtttctctgtagctttggagcctgtcctggaactagctcttgtagaccaggctggcctcaaactcacagagatcctcctgcttctgcctcccgagtgctgggattaaaggcatgcgccaccaccacccggctctcccAAGGATTTATATAGCTTCGAGAACTTTATTCCCAGTCACAAGGAATCCGCATTCTTCCCATCTCCTCCAGGTGCAGCCGAGATGACCCACAACCGTGTCCTATCTTGGCCTTATCTCTTCTCTTCCGGCTCTCAAAGACTAcacttatggctagaaatcagACCAGACTGCAGCCTGGACAGTAGATGTGAAGCCAGTCTGTTTGACCAATGCCAATAAATAAAGCATGCCAGCTCCAGGAAAATTCAATGCCTCTGACTTCCTCAAGCACCTGCACTCAATGTgcaccacagacagacagacaaaaacacatatcattaaaagtaaaaaataaactgggcagtgatggtgcatacctttaatcccagcacttgggaggcagagatggcaggcggatctttggaagttcaaggccaacctggtctatagagcgtgttctaggacagtcaggactgttacacagggaaaccctgtcttgaaaaatcaaaacccacTGTCTGTTctgaaggacctgggttcaactcccagcacccactatggtggctcatgactctgtaacttcagctccaggtgaTCCGACTcctccttctggcctctatgagaactatggcatgtatgtggtTCACGTACATATAGGTaggcaaaacataaataaataataaacatacataaataatgtgggcatggtgatgcatgcctttaatcccagccctttggaagcagaagcaggtagagctctatgagttcaaggccagtctgctcttcatagagttccagaccagccagggatacatagtaagactctgatccaaaagaaagaaagaaattagatctGTGTTCAAATTGGAACCCAGGAGTGAAGTATGTGGGGTGTAGCTTCCTTTCCTTGCTAGTCATTGAGGCTTTAACCAGTAGGTCTTAGCTGTACCTCTCTCCATCTGGAACCTTCCTGGACTTGAACATTGCCTCCATCCctccctggctgctcagcctgTGTCAGCCAGATCTCTTCCTTAAGTCCAGCCCAGATTTCAACGCTTTCTGCTGAGCTGGGTCTCTGGTCTGTGCTGCCCCCTGCAGGACTGTGGGTGTGGCTGTTCGCCACTTGACACACCTCTCTTTTCAGTCAAGGTGAAAAGGCCAGCGTTTGTGTGTGAGGTGGGAAAGGGGTTCATTTGGAAGCTCATGTATtctgggaagggggaagagaaatgGCTGCAGATTCCTAGCAATCACAGGGTAGGGATGAATGTGGGGTGTCTGTACCTCCACATTCCCCCTCCAGGCTCTCCCAACTTCCCAGTTCCAGAGGGGCTGCCCTTTGGGACCTATGCAGGTGGCCAAGTGCAAGATGCCCATTGGAGACAAGGCACGGAGGAGCTGAGTTGCCCTCGCTGGGGGCACCAAGCCAAAACAGCAGCGAGTGTAATATTGTTCTGTACAGGAGGGACTTGGGGCAGTTAGTGGTCACGATGGTGGAAGTTGGGGCGAGGCTGGAGTTCTGGAGCCTTCTTTTCCCTGAGCCTTCTTTCTGCAGTCCTACCATCATGCTGGACTAACACTGGTGTGAACCCaccctctgcccccctcccctcaTTGTTATGGGGTTAAGCAGCACAGACTCAGAGAACTTGGGACATGAGTTTATTTAGCAGACAAGGGGGTGCCATTGAGGCAGGTGGGTGGGCAGTGCTGCCCAGATAAGAAGAGTCATCTGTTACTCATTGGTATTGTGGCTGGCAGGGTAACCAGGTGGCTCTCAGCAACAGGAGAGATGGGACTGGGGACAGGCAGGAAGCACCTGAGAAACTGTAGCAGAATCAGAACACCACCGTTCAGGGGAAGAGCGTAGACAAGCTGGAGACCCCCATCCCCTACACCCTGGCCTCCGCTGCCCATCCCATCCTGCCACAGGCTGGAGACCCCCATCCCCTATGCCCCGGCCTCCCACCAGGTCGCTGCCCATCCCAGCCAGCCACAGGCTGGAGACCCCCATCCCCTATGCCCTGGCCTCCCACCGGGTCACTGCCCATCCCATCCAGCCACAGGCTGGAGACCCCTGTCCCCTATGCCCCGGCCTCCCACCTGGCCCCTGCCCATCCCAGCCACACTCACCGCCTGTTCAGTTGTCAATGCATTGGTCTGTAGGAGAGAAAGTTCATCAGAAGAGAGTACGGGGGCATGCATTTGTGATGTCTGGCCACTAGGAACCTGTGCTTCCTCAGGTCCAGACTAGCCCAACTACAAAAGATCTGGGACTTCTTTCAGGTTTGGGACAGCAAAAGGACCCATGTGGAACAGACGACACGAGAGAAAGACCCAAAGGACTGCCAaagggcaggggtgggaggtATTTAGCGGATCGTGTACCCAGGCTTTCTGCCTGCTTATCTGCTGGGCCCTGGTAGCATCTCAGCTGGTGCTCTGTGTGACCTGACTGGAGCCTCCTGCCCAGGCTACTTGAAAACAAGATGTCTCCCAAGTCATGGGATGGGGAGAGGCCCCAGACAGCAAGGCTCaaggtttgttggtttgtttgttcaaGGTTCCAGCTGTAGGCAGAAGTGGCTTGGGGCAGCACTGCTGAGGGTATTTGGACATGGACCAGGTTTCCTCATCTGGGAATGTTCTGGGTCAACTGGCAGAAGGAAAACTTAGGGCTGGgatctgatggaggaattactttcatttaataaagaaactgccttggcccatttataggccagcccttaggtgggtggagtaaacagaacagaatgctgggagaaagaagccgagtcagtgagtcgccatgattctcccactccagacagacgcaggttaagatctttcttggtaagccagctcgtggtactacacagaatattagaaatgggttagatcaatatgtaagagctagccaataagaggctggaactaatgggccaggcagtgattaaaagaatacagtttccgtgtaattatttcggggcataagctagccatgcgggcggctgggtgccggggacgcagccccgctgctcttattacaacagggatCCCTAAGGACTCCACAGACCGCAGGGTGTCACAGAGTCTTCCAGACCTCAAGGTGGATCCCGGTGGCTAGAGCAAGGGAcctgtcttccctttctctgGTGGGCAGGTATCAGCCTGGACAGTCCCCACATCCCCAcgtccctttcccctctccccagctgGCCATTACCGGTGGGGACAGAGAAGATGATGTGCTCATCTGTTAGCCCCAGAGACTTGGCAAAGCGGACAAAACGCTCCTTTAGTTCATCAGTCAGTTCcttggttcttcctgcaaccaagATCAGCAGAGAGCGGTCACGGGACACTCCATACGTATCACTGAACTAGCAAGTGAGGTCTCAGACTTGTTATCCGTGGAGGTCTGCAGAGAGACCACTCCCTGGGCTGAGACTGTGAGATCCCAACCTTGAGTGTAACTGGAAGTTGAGTCCCTAAGCGGCAGCCGAGGACTCACCGTACAGGGTGACCTTGAAGTACTGTTTGTTTCCAGAAGTCCTCTTCTTGAAAAACACCATGGCAAACTGGTCATAGTCAGTAGTGGCCACTTGTACATTGTAGCTCCGTATCTGAGGATAACCTGCGGGCGAGAAGGACAGGTGAGGGTTCTGCCCTGAAGAAGAGGAAAGCGGGCATTAGTACTTTCTACCCGACTTTCAGAATGGCTCTCCCCATTACAGAGTCTGGGTAGAGGGGCAAGGGCCCCACTCCTCTCAGGACTCACTGCGAATGTTTCCCAGGGTGAACCGGCCGGCCCTGGAGCTTGGAACAAAAATTCTGATCCAGTAGTCACAGCGCTGGTCCCTGTGGGAGAGCCGGGAGTGAGCAAGGGTGTGGCACGGGCTGGAATGCCCGGTGGATTGGGGTAGTGTGGTTAGAATTCTGGTGTCCTCCACCCCTGTTCATCCAACCAGTAATAGCCTGTCCCCAAACCTGGCAGGAAGCCCCACCTACCCATCTTAGATGCTCCTGGGCCTTCCCCCTCTGAGTCTTCCCTGCCTGACCCCGCTGAGACCCGTCCCCAGAATGTACAGATCCTCTTCCCGGTGCCTTTGTGGGGTGACCTCTCCTCCCCACACACAATCCAGGCCCCATGTAAGTAGCCCTACTCCTTTCCTTGCTCCCTCTCTGCCGCCCCCTCGGCAGTTATTTCTGAGCTGCTAACCTGCTCCAAGCTAAGCATCACATTTCAAGCCCTTAGGCCATATTCGGCTTTTCCTCCAATCCCACTCAATCCTGTCCTCCACAGCTGAGCTCCCCAAACCTGCCTTTCATCTACCTTTGCTCCTCAGCTACCCAGATCTGCAGGTGGTGAGCCCTGGCTGCCCTCTCCCCAACCGACACCCTGGCCCCACCGCTGTCATCTCCCCAATGGACGCCCCCCCCACACCTCACTCTCCCTGTTCTTCCCACTCTGGTGGCACTCTCCCCCATTCTCCCGTGCTCTAGCTGAGCCAGGACTGCCCTTGCAGGAGCCCCAGACCGAGCTCTGGCACAGGGTGAAGCGCCCCAGAAACTACCACACTCCTGGTTGCCCATCAACCCTTGCTCGGGTGGCCATCCCAATGGCTGACTGCATCTCGAAGGCACAGGGCCCACCAGCTCCTGCTGTGCACACTTCTGTCTCCTTCAAGGCCACCTTCCCAGAGGCCCTGGATAGAGGCCACGGGTAGGGTTAAAGACTGGATTCAATGCCCCTTCTCCCTCTCATTCTCTTTTtgatgtatgtctatgtgtgcatatggagaccTGAGGGCAATGTCTGGTggcttcctccatcactctccaccttacttttttttaaaatatttatttattatgtatacaatattctgtccgtgtgtatgcctgcaggccagaagagggcaccagaccccattacagatggttgtgagtcaccatgtggttgctgggaattgaactcaggacctttggaagagcagacaatgctcttaacctctgagccatctctccagccccctccaccttattttttttattaaaaattattattgggggctggagagatggctcagtggttaagagcattgcctgctcttccaaaggttctgagttcaattcccagcaaccacatggtggcttacaaccatcggtaatgaggtctggtgccctcctctggcctgcagacatacacacagacagaatattgtatacataataaataaataaatatttaaaaaaaattattattggtATTAGAGAtttagctcagaggtagagtgtttgccttgcaagtgcaaagtcctgggtttggtccAGTTATGTGCATGATTATTATGAGTGTTTTGTCAGCGTGTATGTCTATGTAATGTTCTGACCATGGAGGTAAGTAGAGGATGTTGGTCTGGGCAGGGgtagtacaagcctttaatcccagccctcaggaggcagaggcaggtggatctctgtgagttcaagccagccatgtctacagagggaattccaggaaggacagccagaactatataaagaaatcctgtcccaaaaaaaccaaaccaactggtggtggtggcacacacctttaatcccagcactcaggaggcagatgcaggtggatctctgtgagttcgaggccggtctggtttacaaaacaagttccaggacaggctccaaaagctacacagagagaccctgtctcgaaaaaagaaaaaacaaaaaacaaaaaaggggatgTTGgattccttagaactggagttacagacagttgtgagctgccacatggatgctgggaatcaaacccaggtcccctgcaaacacagccagtgctcttaaccacagagccatctccccagtccctccaccttacttttaagacaaggtctctcattaaaCCAGAGTTCACTGACTGGATTAAGGGATCCTGgttgcgcgcgcgcgcgcgcgcgcacacacacacactgggctaAGATATCACACCCAGCCTCTTTTCATTGACTCGgggggaattgaacttagaatcTCCTGCTTACGCGGCACACACTGTATGGacagagctgtctccccagctctctcCCTCTTGCCTTCTGTGGATTGTATGTCCATCCTCATCTGACAGAAGACAGGAATGAAGGGAAGGAACGAGCAAGAAATGGACCAAGTCCTTGGCTGTGACATGGAGGTGACAGGGCCTCACCTGAGCAGGATGGAGGTGACATTGTAGCTCTTGTTGTCCTCTTGCAGCTTGTAGATGGTGCTGTACATGGTAAAGCGGtcttcatcttctttctggaCCGCATTGCCTGCCAGGCCCACAACATACCACCTCCCCTGAAACTGCAAGGGGTTAATGACAGATGGAGCCAGGGATGGCTGCACATGGCTGCTCCTCCTGCGCCGGTCCTGCTGGTGCCTTCAGGCAGGCTGGAGAGTGGCAGGGTCTGTCTCCAGACACAGGCATGAATTGGACTTCTCCAAGGCCAGGCAAGACCCTAGGTGGAGTCGGCCTGAGTTGGAGGATGGGGTGGTCCTGGGCAAGGGGCTGGTGGCCTTCTACTTCCTCCTCGGGCAGAGCTGACTAAAGAGATTGCCCACCTTACACAGACAATGGGGGTTACAGAAGAGGAGGTATAGACCGGTGAAGTTCCCCCAGACTGTCAGAGCAGAACGAGGTGTGGCTTCCACTGGGACACGCGGTGATCGTGAGCGAACCCCGACCCTGGTCTCCCAGAGTTTCATCCATCCTACCCAGTGTTGTCCGTGAAGTCTTTGGCTTCTCTTCCcatctgctccccatttcccctgCTCCCTCCTGCAGctgcccttccaggtccctaccTTATCCTTCTGGAAGCCTGGCTGCAGGGGAACCTTGAGCAGAGATGGGGCCGGGATCAAATTCTGAGTTGAGTCCTGGGCCCGGCTCTGCAGAACCCCAAGCAGGGTAAGGCCCAGACACAGGACACCCAGGGCCATGGTTTCAGCAGTTACTGGGTCCCGCaggtaggaggaggaagagattgaGGAGGACTCCCCAGGGACACTCTTTATGGGCCACCAGGCAGCCAGCCCCCTGTTATGGGGGGGCACTGGGGAAACCCATCCTTTACCAAGTCCAGGAAGCGTGAGGCAATTGCCGGCATGTCCTGTTGAAATACTTGGCAAGatttctgtccctttctccccCAGGTCAGGGTTGTGCAAGGCTGAGTGACAGGGAGGACagcaggggaggggacaggagggacATTGGCAGAGCTCTGGAGTCTGGCAGGCATGAGGGCACTGTCTGTACCCCTTTGTCTAGCTGGCCCTGACTGGGTCAACAGCTCAGATCTGGGCCGTCTCCCAGCCCCACGGCCCCTAGGAGTCCTAGCACATCAGAAACTCCAGACGGTGTGTGTGGTGAAGGCCTCTCCCTGCGCCCACACCTGCTAAAACCAGAAATGCCCCACGCTGCCAGATCCTGTGCAGTTTCCTTGTTTGGGGAAGAGTGGGGCAGCCGAGAGTGAACGTTCTAGACAGAGAAAATGGGACAACCTGTTCTGAGCTTGCCAAGCTCACACTTGGCCTTGGCACACGGTGTAAGGTGTCAGAAAGACTGGTCTGGGAGTGTCCAATACCTTGAAACCCTCCACTTTCCCATGACCCCGCCACCATTTACGGGATCGGACAGAGCGGCAGCTGAACTCTCAGGGGCTGCCCCCTCCTGTGCCACACAGTCCTTAGATGTGGCTGCATTCCAGGCCGAGGGCTGCAACCACAGTGCCAGCTCACCTCAGAGGATAAGGAGATTGCAGGAGGCAAACTTGGGAAAGTGGGTGTGGGAGGAAGGAACGGCTCCACACAGCCCAACGTATTCCGGTTACTTTGGAGGAGAAGGCAAGATTGTCCTTGAAAGGCCATTGGGAAGATCCCTCTGAGTAATGGAACCCAGTGGCCCGGCGTCAGGGGTCTTAGCCCCTCCTGAGCTGATTGAGGCCTAGTCCTGAGGGAAGCCATGTCCTCACTGGAGGCCTGGCCGGCTTCCATGGAAGTGATGAACCTCAGGGACTGTACTGTCCCCGACCCCCACCCCGAGAAGGCTCACTTAAGAGCCATCTGACCTGAGGCTGAAGTCCCCTGGCCCTGCACAGGACTGAAATGGCTTACTGATCATCCACTGGCCTCCACCCCCAACCTTTAGCCCTTGGGGAAGGGAGAGCACTAGGAAGGGATCCAAAAATGAGAAGTAGGATGCGGCCTGACCCCTGACCCCATGTCAGAGAGACTCCACCACTAGATCTGTCCCCTCAAGTCCCTGGATGGTGAAAGGGAGGAAGCGAAGCTGAGCCAAGCTGTGGGGACTATGTGGCCATCAGATCCTATTGCTCTTGAGTTGCCCGTGGCCTCCCCACCCTTCAATCTCAGCCCTAGGGGATCCACCCCTTCTAGCTTCTGTGACCTTAAAAGGTATCTATgagctggggaggcagctcaGAGGTGGAGGGTTTGCCTAGCACGggggaggacccaggttctatcc
This window harbors:
- the Lcn2 gene encoding neutrophil gelatinase-associated lipocalin → MALGVLCLGLTLLGVLQSRAQDSTQNLIPAPSLLKVPLQPGFQKDKFQGRWYVVGLAGNAVQKEDEDRFTMYSTIYKLQEDNKSYNVTSILLRDQRCDYWIRIFVPSSRAGRFTLGNIRSYPQIRSYNVQVATTDYDQFAMVFFKKRTSGNKQYFKVTLYGRTKELTDELKERFVRFAKSLGLTDEHIIFSVPTDQCIDN